In Vibrio sp. FE10, the following are encoded in one genomic region:
- the rpsJ gene encoding 30S ribosomal protein S10, translating to MQNQRIRIRLKAFDYKLIDASTAEIVETAKRTGAQVRGPIPLPTRKERFTVLTSPHVNKDARDQYEIRTHKRLIDIVEPTDKTVDALMRLDLAAGVDVQISLG from the coding sequence ATGCAGAACCAACGTATTCGTATCCGCCTTAAAGCGTTTGATTACAAGTTAATCGATGCTTCAACTGCGGAAATCGTTGAAACAGCAAAACGTACTGGCGCACAGGTTCGTGGTCCTATTCCACTTCCTACTCGTAAAGAGCGTTTCACTGTTCTTACCTCTCCACACGTCAACAAAGATGCACGTGACCAGTACGAAATTCGTACTCACAAGCGTTTGATCGACATCGTTGAGCCAACAGATAAAACTGTTGATGCTCTAATGCGTCTTGATCTTGCAGCTGGCGTTGATGTTCAAATCAGCCTAGGTTAA
- the tuf gene encoding elongation factor Tu, protein MSKEKFERTKPHVNVGTIGHVDHGKTTLTAAICTTLAKVYGGVAKDFASIDNAPEERERGITIATSHVEYDTPERHYAHVDCPGHADYVKNMITGAAQMDGGILVVAATDGPMPQTREHILLGRQVGIPYIIVFMNKCDMVDDEELLELVEMEVRELLSEYEYPGDDLPVIQGSALGALNGEKQWEDKIVELAEALDSYIPLPERAVDLPFLLPIEDVFSIQGRGTVVTGRIERGILRVGDEVEIVGIKETTLTTCTGVEMFRKLLDEGRAGENVGALLRGTKRDDVERGQVLSAKGSINPHTKFESEVYVLSKDEGGRHTPFFKGYRPQFYFRTTDVTGDITLPEGVEMVMPGDNVQMTVELIAPIAMDEGLRFAIREGGRTVGAGVVAKIFA, encoded by the coding sequence GTGTCTAAAGAAAAATTTGAACGTACGAAACCGCACGTAAACGTTGGTACTATCGGCCACGTTGACCACGGTAAAACAACTCTAACTGCTGCTATCTGTACTACACTTGCAAAAGTGTACGGCGGTGTTGCTAAAGATTTCGCATCTATCGATAACGCTCCAGAAGAGCGCGAGCGCGGTATCACAATCGCAACTTCTCACGTTGAGTACGATACTCCTGAACGTCACTACGCACACGTAGACTGTCCTGGACACGCCGATTATGTTAAAAACATGATCACTGGTGCTGCTCAAATGGACGGCGGTATCCTAGTTGTTGCTGCTACAGATGGCCCTATGCCACAAACTCGTGAGCACATCCTACTTGGTCGTCAAGTTGGTATCCCTTACATCATCGTATTCATGAACAAATGTGACATGGTTGATGACGAAGAGCTACTTGAGCTAGTAGAAATGGAAGTTCGTGAACTTCTTTCTGAGTACGAGTACCCAGGAGACGACCTTCCAGTAATTCAAGGTTCTGCACTTGGCGCTCTAAACGGCGAAAAACAGTGGGAAGACAAGATCGTTGAGCTTGCAGAAGCACTAGATTCTTACATTCCACTTCCAGAGCGTGCTGTTGATCTACCGTTCCTACTTCCTATTGAAGATGTATTCTCAATCCAAGGTCGTGGTACTGTAGTTACTGGTCGTATCGAGCGCGGTATCCTACGCGTAGGTGACGAAGTAGAAATCGTTGGTATCAAAGAAACTACTCTTACTACTTGTACTGGTGTTGAAATGTTCCGTAAGCTGCTTGACGAAGGTCGTGCTGGTGAGAACGTTGGTGCACTTCTACGTGGTACTAAGCGTGATGACGTTGAACGTGGCCAAGTACTTTCTGCTAAAGGTTCAATCAACCCACACACTAAGTTTGAGTCTGAAGTATACGTACTTTCTAAAGACGAAGGCGGCCGTCACACTCCTTTCTTCAAGGGTTACCGTCCACAGTTCTACTTCCGTACAACTGACGTAACAGGCGATATCACTCTACCTGAAGGCGTAGAAATGGTAATGCCAGGTGACAACGTTCAAATGACTGTTGAGCTAATCGCTCCAATCGCAATGGACGAAGGTCTACGTTTCGCAATCCGCGAAGGTGGCCGTACAGTTGGTGCTGGTGTTGTAGCTAAAATCTTCGCTTAA
- the fusA gene encoding elongation factor G — MARKTPIEQYRNIGIVAHVDAGKTTTSERILFYTGLSHKIGEVHDGAATMDWMEQEQERGITITSAATTTFWRGMEAQYSDHRINIIDTPGHVDFTIEVERSLRVLDGAVVVFCGSSGVEPQSETVWRQADKYQVPRMVFVNKMDRTGADFLRVVEQIKDRLGATPVPIQLNIGAEENFQGVVDLIKMKAINWNEADQGMTFTYEDIPADMQEMAEEYRIELVEAAAEANEELMDKYLEEGELTEAEIKQGLRTRTLNNEIVLATCGSAFKNKGVQAVLDAVVDFLPSPVDVPAIKGIDDDENEIERHADDKEPFSALAFKIATDPFVGTLTFIRVYSGVVESGKTAYNSVKKQRERLGRIVQMHSNKREEVKEVRAGDIAAIIGLKDVTTGETLCDQNHKIVLERMEFPDPVIQIVVEPRSQADQDKMTIALGKLAAEDPSFRVETDDETGQTLISGMGELHLDIIVDRMKREFSVNCNVGNPQVAYRETIRGTAKAEGKFIREHGGKGQYGHVWLKLEPSEAGEGFVFVDEIANGIVPKEFITSVAKGVEEQMNNGVLAGYPVLDIKATLYDGSYHEVDSSEMAFTIAASMAFRTGALEAQPVLLEPMMKVEVTTPEDWMGDVVGDINRRRGIIEGMDEGTAGLKIIRAQVPLSVMFGYATDLRSATQGRASYSMEFSEYAEVPKNVANAIIAERG, encoded by the coding sequence GTGGCTCGTAAAACTCCTATTGAGCAGTACCGTAATATCGGTATCGTTGCTCACGTAGATGCAGGTAAAACAACCACAAGTGAACGTATTCTGTTCTATACCGGTCTTTCTCACAAAATCGGCGAAGTTCACGATGGTGCAGCAACCATGGACTGGATGGAGCAAGAGCAAGAGCGCGGTATTACGATCACTTCAGCAGCAACCACTACGTTTTGGCGTGGTATGGAAGCTCAGTATTCTGACCACCGCATCAACATCATCGATACTCCTGGACACGTTGACTTCACTATCGAAGTAGAACGTTCTCTGCGTGTACTTGATGGTGCAGTTGTTGTTTTCTGTGGCTCATCGGGTGTTGAACCTCAGTCAGAGACAGTATGGCGTCAAGCTGATAAGTACCAAGTTCCACGTATGGTTTTCGTTAACAAAATGGACCGTACAGGCGCAGACTTCTTGCGCGTAGTTGAACAGATTAAGGACCGCCTAGGCGCGACTCCTGTGCCTATTCAACTTAACATTGGTGCTGAAGAAAACTTCCAGGGTGTTGTCGATCTTATCAAGATGAAGGCAATCAACTGGAACGAAGCTGACCAAGGCATGACTTTTACGTACGAAGACATTCCAGCAGACATGCAAGAAATGGCTGAAGAATATCGTATAGAACTTGTTGAAGCTGCTGCAGAAGCAAATGAAGAGCTGATGGATAAGTACCTTGAAGAAGGTGAATTGACAGAAGCTGAAATCAAACAAGGTCTTCGTACTCGTACCCTTAATAATGAAATCGTACTTGCAACTTGCGGTAGTGCTTTCAAAAACAAAGGCGTACAAGCTGTTCTAGATGCAGTTGTTGATTTCCTTCCTTCTCCAGTCGATGTACCTGCAATTAAGGGTATCGATGATGACGAGAATGAAATTGAGCGTCACGCGGACGACAAAGAACCGTTCTCAGCGCTAGCATTTAAAATTGCAACAGACCCGTTTGTTGGTACTTTAACTTTCATCCGTGTTTACTCTGGTGTTGTTGAAAGCGGTAAAACAGCTTACAACTCTGTGAAGAAACAACGTGAACGTTTAGGGCGCATTGTTCAAATGCACTCAAACAAACGTGAAGAAGTAAAAGAAGTACGAGCAGGTGACATCGCAGCCATTATCGGCCTTAAAGATGTTACTACTGGTGAAACTCTGTGTGACCAGAACCATAAAATTGTTCTTGAGCGTATGGAATTCCCAGATCCAGTTATTCAGATCGTTGTAGAGCCTCGCTCTCAAGCAGATCAAGATAAAATGACTATCGCGTTAGGTAAGCTAGCGGCAGAAGATCCATCGTTCCGTGTTGAAACGGATGACGAAACTGGCCAGACACTAATCTCTGGCATGGGTGAACTGCACTTAGATATCATCGTTGACCGCATGAAACGTGAATTTAGTGTGAACTGCAACGTTGGTAATCCGCAAGTTGCTTATCGTGAAACCATTCGTGGTACAGCGAAAGCTGAAGGTAAATTTATCCGCGAACATGGTGGTAAAGGACAGTACGGTCACGTATGGCTGAAACTGGAACCATCAGAAGCCGGCGAAGGCTTTGTCTTCGTAGATGAAATTGCCAATGGTATCGTGCCAAAAGAGTTCATTACCTCTGTCGCTAAAGGCGTTGAAGAGCAAATGAACAATGGTGTATTAGCGGGCTATCCAGTTTTGGATATCAAAGCTACACTATATGATGGTTCTTACCATGAAGTAGATTCAAGTGAGATGGCGTTTACAATCGCTGCCTCTATGGCTTTCAGAACGGGTGCACTAGAAGCGCAACCAGTTTTGCTTGAGCCTATGATGAAAGTTGAAGTAACTACTCCAGAAGACTGGATGGGTGACGTTGTTGGCGATATTAACCGTCGTCGCGGCATCATCGAAGGTATGGACGAGGGGACAGCTGGCCTGAAGATAATTCGTGCACAAGTTCCGTTGTCTGTCATGTTCGGTTACGCAACTGATTTGCGTTCTGCGACACAAGGTCGTGCTTCTTACTCTATGGAGTTTAGTGAGTACGCTGAAGTGCCAAAAAATGTTGCTAATGCAATCATTGCAGAGCGTGGTTAA
- the rpsG gene encoding 30S ribosomal protein S7: MPRRRVIGQRKILPDPKFKSELLAKFVNILMVDGKKSTAEKIVYTALETMAEKSGKDHLAVFEEALENVRPAVEVKSRRVGGSTYQVPVEVRPVRRNALAMRWVVEAARKRGEKSMAQRLAAEMLDASENKGTAVKKREDVHRMADANKAFAHYRW; the protein is encoded by the coding sequence ATGCCACGTCGTCGCGTAATAGGCCAGCGTAAGATCCTTCCAGATCCTAAGTTCAAATCTGAACTGCTGGCAAAATTCGTTAACATCCTTATGGTTGACGGAAAAAAATCTACTGCAGAGAAGATTGTTTACACTGCACTAGAAACTATGGCTGAGAAATCTGGTAAAGATCACTTAGCTGTATTTGAAGAAGCTCTTGAAAATGTTCGCCCAGCGGTAGAAGTTAAATCTCGCCGTGTGGGTGGTTCAACTTACCAAGTACCTGTAGAAGTTCGTCCGGTTCGCCGTAACGCTCTTGCTATGCGTTGGGTAGTTGAAGCTGCGCGTAAGCGTGGTGAAAAATCTATGGCTCAACGCCTAGCTGCTGAAATGCTAGACGCGTCTGAGAACAAAGGTACTGCGGTTAAGAAACGTGAAGACGTTCACCGCATGGCTGACGCAAACAAAGCGTTCGCACATTACCGCTGGTAA
- the rpsL gene encoding 30S ribosomal protein S12, translated as MATINQLVRTPRVKQVVKSNVPALEACPQKRGVCTRVYTTTPKKPNSALRKVCRVRLTNGFEVTSYIGGEGHNLQEHSVVLIRGGRVKDLPGVRYHTVRGALDCAGVNDRKKGRSKYGVKRPKS; from the coding sequence ATGGCAACTATTAACCAGTTGGTACGTACTCCTCGTGTAAAGCAGGTTGTTAAAAGCAACGTGCCTGCACTAGAAGCGTGCCCACAAAAACGTGGTGTATGTACTCGCGTATATACTACTACTCCAAAAAAACCGAACTCAGCACTACGTAAAGTATGTCGTGTTCGTCTAACTAACGGCTTTGAAGTTACTTCATACATCGGCGGCGAAGGTCATAACCTTCAAGAACACAGTGTTGTTCTTATCCGTGGTGGTCGTGTTAAAGATTTACCAGGTGTGCGTTACCACACTGTTCGCGGTGCACTTGACTGTGCAGGCGTTAACGACCGTAAGAAAGGTCGTTCTAAGTATGGTGTGAAACGTCCTAAGTCTTAA
- the tusB gene encoding sulfurtransferase complex subunit TusB encodes MLHIVKSVDKLKLALAYSQQQDHILVLEDAVYVCLPNHELFNQISTVEHVSVLKTDLDSRGLQQLASSTLNQVDFDGFVKLTVLNDKSVTW; translated from the coding sequence ATGCTTCATATTGTAAAATCAGTAGACAAACTCAAGCTTGCATTGGCGTACTCGCAACAACAGGATCACATCCTTGTGCTGGAAGATGCGGTGTATGTTTGCCTGCCAAATCATGAGTTATTCAATCAAATCTCAACCGTTGAACATGTGTCGGTATTAAAAACAGATCTAGATAGCCGAGGTTTACAACAACTTGCTTCAAGCACTCTGAATCAAGTGGACTTCGATGGATTCGTCAAACTGACGGTTTTGAACGACAAATCAGTGACTTGGTAG
- the tusC gene encoding sulfurtransferase complex subunit TusC: MSKLAFIFNTFPHTTAAGREGLDALLAASAYSEDIIVFFVGDGVTQLLKAQQPDESLSRDYISAFKLMDLYDIEQVYVCQDSLNQFGLSTDNLLIDVTALEVSELTQKLAQSQKILTF; the protein is encoded by the coding sequence TTGAGTAAATTGGCCTTTATATTTAATACTTTTCCTCATACGACGGCTGCGGGTAGAGAAGGGCTAGATGCGCTGCTAGCGGCTTCAGCCTATAGTGAAGACATTATCGTATTCTTTGTTGGTGATGGCGTTACACAGCTTCTCAAGGCTCAACAGCCAGATGAATCCCTATCACGTGACTATATTTCTGCATTTAAGCTCATGGATCTTTACGACATCGAGCAGGTTTACGTGTGTCAAGATAGCCTCAATCAGTTCGGCCTCTCGACAGATAACTTGTTGATCGATGTGACTGCGCTAGAAGTGAGTGAGTTGACGCAGAAGTTAGCTCAGAGCCAAAAAATACTGACTTTCTAG
- the tusD gene encoding sulfurtransferase complex subunit TusD — protein sequence MLSYTLLVNGPVYGSQSARSAYQFAVALLKQGHKLHSVFFYQDGVSNGSGITVPANDEFDLASAWQKLADEHNVSLETCVAAALRRGVISTEEATQHQLSASNLAAGFTQAGLGSLSEALLTQDRVVQF from the coding sequence TTGTTAAGCTACACACTCCTAGTTAATGGGCCGGTTTACGGCTCACAATCCGCAAGAAGTGCTTATCAGTTTGCCGTGGCTCTATTGAAACAGGGCCACAAACTCCACAGTGTGTTCTTCTATCAAGATGGTGTCAGCAATGGTTCTGGCATTACAGTACCTGCTAATGATGAATTTGACTTGGCTTCTGCTTGGCAAAAACTGGCGGATGAGCACAATGTTAGCCTAGAGACATGTGTTGCTGCTGCGCTCAGACGCGGAGTGATCAGCACAGAAGAAGCAACGCAACATCAATTGAGTGCCTCTAACTTGGCGGCTGGTTTTACCCAAGCTGGATTAGGGAGCTTATCTGAAGCACTTTTGACGCAAGATAGGGTTGTGCAGTTTTGA
- a CDS encoding helix-turn-helix transcriptional regulator — MTTTETVNADVLLEMESVHVMPFSEHDKIILRSYEAVVDGIASLIGPFCEIVLHSLEDLNTSAIKIANGENTGRQVGSPITDLALKMLKDIEGSKRNFSRSYFTRAKGGVLMKSITVAIRNGEDRVIGLLCINVNLDAPFSQVLQSFMPTQDADEAASSVNFASDVEELVDQTVERTIEEINADKSVSNNTKNRQIVMELYDKGIFDIKDAINRVAERLNISKHTVYLYIRQRKTEDEEGC; from the coding sequence GTGACTACTACAGAAACAGTCAATGCGGATGTGTTACTTGAAATGGAATCAGTCCACGTCATGCCATTCAGTGAACACGATAAAATTATCTTAAGATCTTATGAGGCCGTGGTTGACGGTATTGCGAGTCTTATCGGTCCGTTTTGTGAAATCGTTTTACACTCTTTAGAAGACCTCAATACTTCTGCGATTAAAATTGCCAACGGCGAAAATACAGGTCGTCAGGTTGGTTCGCCGATCACCGATCTTGCATTAAAGATGCTGAAAGATATTGAAGGTTCTAAGCGTAACTTCTCACGTTCATACTTTACTCGTGCTAAAGGCGGAGTATTGATGAAGTCGATCACGGTTGCTATCCGCAATGGTGAAGACCGAGTGATTGGCTTGTTGTGTATTAACGTAAACCTAGATGCGCCATTCTCACAAGTACTGCAATCTTTCATGCCTACGCAAGATGCGGACGAAGCTGCATCATCAGTAAACTTTGCCAGTGATGTGGAAGAGCTTGTCGACCAAACGGTTGAACGCACCATTGAAGAAATCAATGCAGACAAATCAGTATCGAACAATACTAAGAACCGTCAAATCGTGATGGAGCTTTACGACAAAGGTATTTTCGATATTAAAGACGCGATTAACCGTGTAGCTGAGCGGTTGAATATCTCTAAGCACACCGTTTACTTATACATCCGTCAACGCAAAACAGAGGATGAAGAGGGTTGTTAA
- the fkpA gene encoding FKBP-type peptidyl-prolyl cis-trans isomerase: MKSVLKVSLLAATVMLAVGCQKEEPKAEAPQVEEAKVAAVNFKTEDDKAAYAIGVSFANYLSTSIDKPSELGINLDKDMVLQGIEDVFAEKTALNEEETRAALEALDKRVAETMQAQAAEKSAEVKKAGDDFRAEFAKTEGVKQTESGLLYQVMTAGEGASPKDTDTVQVHYKGTLTDGTQFDSSYDRGEPATFPLNRVIPGWTEGVQLMQVGSKYKFVIPPELAYGEQDTPTIPANSTLVFEVELLKIDNAEAAPAQ, encoded by the coding sequence ATGAAATCAGTTTTAAAAGTATCACTGCTTGCCGCAACGGTTATGCTAGCAGTTGGTTGTCAGAAAGAAGAACCAAAGGCAGAAGCTCCACAGGTAGAAGAAGCTAAAGTTGCAGCAGTAAACTTTAAAACAGAAGACGACAAAGCGGCATACGCAATCGGCGTATCTTTCGCGAACTACCTAAGCACAAGCATTGATAAGCCAAGCGAGCTAGGCATCAACCTAGACAAAGATATGGTTCTTCAAGGTATTGAAGACGTATTTGCAGAAAAAACTGCACTGAACGAAGAAGAGACTCGTGCTGCACTTGAAGCTCTAGACAAGCGTGTTGCTGAAACAATGCAAGCACAAGCGGCAGAGAAATCAGCTGAAGTGAAGAAAGCGGGTGATGACTTCCGCGCTGAGTTCGCAAAGACTGAAGGCGTAAAGCAAACTGAATCTGGCCTGCTTTACCAAGTAATGACAGCTGGCGAAGGCGCATCTCCAAAAGACACTGATACGGTTCAAGTACACTACAAAGGTACGCTAACAGACGGTACTCAGTTCGATAGCTCTTACGATCGTGGCGAACCAGCAACATTCCCACTAAACCGCGTAATCCCAGGCTGGACTGAAGGCGTACAACTGATGCAAGTTGGTTCTAAGTACAAATTCGTAATCCCGCCAGAGCTAGCATACGGTGAGCAAGACACACCGACTATCCCAGCTAACTCAACGCTAGTATTTGAAGTTGAGCTACTGAAAATCGATAACGCTGAAGCAGCCCCTGCTCAGTAA
- a CDS encoding WD40 repeat domain-containing protein produces the protein MQIFFHSLLCAIVITLLNGCFFFQDDEQRWEIEPNGATSFALSRDGRFALLYSQQKHLLLWDLDQNKELAQLGPQDQSENQISRIRISDNGRFAITASQMNFAVWDLSWTQAEGLWSISDGLIRDVDISSNGEKVLLGLSNGKAIYVDLVTGRRLEFLAHREKVNSVSLSSNGRYALSGGNDYKAYLWDTESGLVLRTFEHEQRVVRVALQRDGELAFTSDGGNQAMIWDLETGEPQAQLQSWSRQLIFSSARFSDDGSMLVTGTPSSQVSVWNTQDGKRISRHDAEPLKDARPPRAVVYDAAFDEKNRVISGTSAGIAQAWNVD, from the coding sequence ATGCAAATATTTTTCCATTCATTGCTATGTGCAATTGTCATCACCTTGTTAAATGGATGTTTTTTCTTCCAAGATGATGAGCAACGTTGGGAAATTGAACCCAATGGTGCCACCAGCTTTGCCCTAAGCAGAGATGGACGCTTCGCTCTACTCTACTCTCAGCAAAAACACTTACTGCTCTGGGACTTAGACCAAAACAAAGAGCTCGCTCAACTCGGCCCGCAAGACCAATCCGAAAACCAAATATCGCGTATTCGCATCTCTGACAATGGTCGCTTTGCGATTACCGCAAGTCAGATGAATTTCGCCGTTTGGGACTTGTCTTGGACTCAAGCTGAAGGGCTTTGGTCTATTTCCGATGGCTTGATTCGCGATGTCGACATATCCAGCAATGGTGAAAAAGTCTTACTTGGCCTGTCTAACGGCAAAGCTATCTATGTGGACTTAGTCACCGGACGGCGTCTGGAGTTCCTCGCTCACCGAGAAAAAGTTAATTCCGTCTCCCTATCTTCGAATGGGCGTTACGCATTGTCAGGCGGTAACGACTACAAAGCTTACCTTTGGGATACTGAATCAGGCTTGGTGTTACGTACCTTCGAGCATGAACAAAGAGTAGTACGAGTTGCACTACAACGTGATGGAGAATTGGCATTTACTTCTGATGGCGGCAACCAAGCGATGATTTGGGATCTAGAAACCGGTGAACCTCAAGCGCAATTGCAGAGCTGGTCTCGACAGCTGATATTCTCTAGTGCTCGCTTTTCTGACGACGGCAGTATGTTGGTGACAGGCACGCCATCAAGCCAAGTGAGCGTGTGGAATACTCAAGATGGAAAACGAATTTCTCGCCACGATGCTGAGCCATTAAAAGATGCTCGCCCTCCCCGTGCGGTAGTGTATGATGCAGCCTTTGATGAAAAGAACCGTGTGATATCGGGCACCTCTGCGGGCATAGCCCAAGCTTGGAATGTGGATTAA
- a CDS encoding SlyX family protein, which yields MTEKRIEQLESRVNDLECQLAFQEQTIEELNEALSQQQMLITRMQDQMKFVVGKVKNMDGSNLADASEETPPPHY from the coding sequence ATGACAGAAAAGCGAATTGAACAACTAGAAAGCCGCGTGAATGACCTAGAATGTCAGTTGGCTTTCCAAGAACAAACCATTGAAGAACTCAATGAAGCGCTTAGCCAACAACAGATGTTGATCACGAGAATGCAAGATCAAATGAAGTTCGTAGTGGGTAAAGTGAAAAATATGGATGGCTCAAACCTCGCTGACGCATCAGAAGAGACGCCACCTCCACACTATTAA